From the genome of Parasteatoda tepidariorum isolate YZ-2023 chromosome X1, CAS_Ptep_4.0, whole genome shotgun sequence, one region includes:
- the LOC107451025 gene encoding mitoferrin-2 translates to MINTMDFDDYETLPSSSSTVTHMVAGSFAGIMEHCLMYPFDSVKTRMQSLKPHPRAKYRSIVDAFSKMVRHEGVLRPVRGMPAVVFAAGPAHALHFACYEKAKRVISGTETGAGRPLAQGLAGALSTLLHDLIMNPAEVVKQRMQMYGSTYRSCTDCFFKVIHSEGIRALYRSYTTQLTMNIPFQSIHFMAYEFCQDLTNHQRTYNPSAHMLSGAISGAVAAAITNPLDVCKTLLNTQEQQVVNSMKSNQLQINGLFSAATTVYRFGGLKGYFRGLKARVIFQVPATAISWSVYEFFKYTLMWKYPSLQNNYKPDHSTLLTHDGSNTPAIAGLTVAYK, encoded by the exons TTCCTCAAGTTCTACAGTTACTCATATGGTAGCTGGATCTTTTGCCGGTATTATGGAACATTGTTTAATGTATCCTTTCGATTCAGTGAAG aCACGTATGCAAAGTTTAAAGCCGCATCCAAGAGCTAAATATCGAAGCATCGTAGATGCTTTTTCAAAGATGGTTCGTCATGAAGGCGTGCTGCGACCAGTGCGAGGTATGCCTGCTGTTGTCTTTGCTGCAGGTCCAGCTCATGCATTACATTTCGCATGCTACGAAAAGGCTAAACGAGTTATAAGTGGAACTGAAACTGGTGCTGGAAGACCTTTGGCACAAg GTTTAGCTGGAGCTTTATCAACTTTGTTGCATGATTTAATTATGAATCCTGCTGAAG ttgtCAAACAACGCATGCAAATGTATGGAAGTACATACCGATCATGTACTGACTGTTTTTTCAAGGTAATTCACTCTGAGGGAATTCGTGCATTGTACAGGAGCTATACCACACAATTGACTATGAATATTCCTTTTCAAAGCATACACTTTATGGCTTATGAGTTTTGTCAAGATTTAACTAATCACCAAAGGACTTATAATCCTTCAGCTCATATGTTATCTGGTGCTATATCTGGTGCAGTGGCAGCAGCAATTACAAATCCATTAGATGTTTGCAAAACTTTATTGAACACTCAAGAACAGCAAGTTGTCAATTCCATGAAATCCAATCAGCTTCAAATAAACGGTCTTTTTAGTGCTGCGACAACAGTTTATAGATTTGGTGGACTCAAAGGCTATTTTAGAGGATTAAAAGCACGTGTTATTTTTCAAGTACCCGCTACTGCCATATCATGGTCAGTTTATGAGTTTTTCAAGTACACTTTGATGTGGAAATATCCCAgtctacaaaataattataagccTGATCACAGTACACTGTTAACACATGATGGTTCTAATACACCAGCCATAGCTGGGCTGACTGTTGCCTACAAATAG